One Syntrophales bacterium DNA segment encodes these proteins:
- the rpmG gene encoding 50S ribosomal protein L33 has protein sequence MRNIITLACTECKQRNYTTTKNKRTMQNRLELKKYCKFCRTHKIHRETK, from the coding sequence ATGAGAAATATCATTACCTTAGCTTGTACAGAATGTAAGCAAAGAAATTACACGACAACGAAAAACAAACGGACTATGCAGAATCGTCTTGAACTAAAAAAATATTGTAAATTCTGTCGGACCCATAAAATTCACAGGGAAACAAAATAG